ACACCAGAAAAAGTGAACTATCGATTAGATCAACAATTAAAGCAAATTGTGCTAAATAGTGAACCGCTTTGGGATGAAAAAGAAATTGAATTAGACCTTGATTTAGAAAAAGTGCATATAATTGCCGATCAAGAAAGTATGAATCAAGTGTGGATTAATTTAATTCATAATAGTATTAAATTTACTCCAAGTGGTGGCACGATTACAATCCAGTTAAAAGAAAACGAGACATTAGTGGAAGTACGTATTCGTGATTCGGGAATTGGTATATCCGAAGAACAGAAACAACATATTTTTGAACGTTTTTATAAAGCGGATTCTTCACGAAATCGTACTTATGGGGGAAGTGGCTTAGGTTTGGCCATCGTAAAAAAAGTACTCGACCTTCATCAAGGAGAAATAAAAGTCGAGAGTGAGGAAGGGAATGGTGCAGAATTTATTGTGCGTATTCCGAATCATGAAGAAAAATAGTGTTAGAAGGTTTCCCTCCTAACACTATTTTTCTTTAAAAATGCATTTACCATTACTGCAATTATATTGATAAGCTTTTCCTTCGCTATTCATACGATATGAGTAATCTGATTCTTTATCTTTCTTAAAGTCAACATATGCTTCTGCACCATTTCTATCACTATCTATATCAATAAAATGAACGTGTCGTATAGAATAATCCTTCTTTTCACTTAAACCTCTTTCTTGCAAGTTTTTATGAATACCATCTACTAACTGGTCAAACAAAGACCAGTTTAAATTAAGATTTTCAAATAATTCAGTATGTCTTCCTAAAATACCGTTGTCTTGTATTATTTTATTATTATTATTATTATTATTATTATCGTATGTATAAGAGTATGTAAAATAGGGTTCGTCTTTATATACTACCTCTGCATAATAGCCGATATTATAAATGGGAGTATATTTTCCGGTTATGCTTTGTATTTCTTCTTGCTTATAGTTTTTTATAGTATGGAGATAATTTCTAGTATCTTTTTCTATTACTTTATAATTTAGTGGATTACCAAATATAAAGTACATCGCAAAAAATATGATACATAGTCCGACTGCAGTTAGTGACAAGAACCATTTTTTTCTTTTCATACACATACACTCCCCTATGCTGGATTTATTTTTATT
This Bacillus mycoides DNA region includes the following protein-coding sequences:
- a CDS encoding DUF3139 domain-containing protein, which codes for MCMKRKKWFLSLTAVGLCIIFFAMYFIFGNPLNYKVIEKDTRNYLHTIKNYKQEEIQSITGKYTPIYNIGYYAEVVYKDEPYFTYSYTYDNNNNNNNNKIIQDNGILGRHTELFENLNLNWSLFDQLVDGIHKNLQERGLSEKKDYSIRHVHFIDIDSDRNGAEAYVDFKKDKESDYSYRMNSEGKAYQYNCSNGKCIFKEK